A single window of Eucalyptus grandis isolate ANBG69807.140 chromosome 1, ASM1654582v1, whole genome shotgun sequence DNA harbors:
- the LOC104414326 gene encoding serine carboxypeptidase-like 45: MSQPWLILTVITCSILMQACKPVTSLSDKILSLPGQPSGGFSHYSGYITVGDHPPRALFYYFVEAETSPASKPLVLWLNGGPGCSSLGYGAFIEHGPFEVKGGGLVKRDYSWNKVANLLYLESPAGVGFSYSTSQSFYKGITDNITAQDNLVFLQHWFTKYPQYKGRDFFITGESYAGHYVPELAQLIVKSKVEINLKGIAIGNPLLDYEVDTNTPTTFYWSHGIISDQSELLFQNVCNLTRLLGEIRSKALTSECAYVVLKVAKELNDTNAIDQYDILADLCLTSGQSKSSFNFSPHFVFCIQSLLDTKDPCEEQDVIKYFNRKDVQIALHAKLVGVGHWNTCSDDINENFRFEDRYISMIPILGELVKSGLRVLVYSGDLDAVVPFLGTRTMVDALATKVLKRKTTLSYRAWFTSKQVAGYTQEYGKLAFATIKGASHTAPATQPERSLQLFTPFLKGKSLPTKA, from the exons ATGTCTCAGCCATGGCTCATCCTAACAGTGATCACCTGCTCAATCCTCATGCAGGCATGCAAGCCTGTGACATCTCTATCCGATAAAATCCTGAGCTTGCCCGGTCAACCGAGTGGTGGTTTCAGCCACTATTCAGGTTATATCACAGTGGGTGACCACCCACCAAGAGCTCTCTTTTACTACTTTGTGGAAGCAGAGACAAGCCCTGCCTCTAAGCCTCTTGTTCTCTGGCTAAATGGAG GGCCTGGCTGTTCTTCTTTGGGGTATGGAGCTTTCATTGAGCATGGCCCTTTCGAAGTGAAGGGAGGGGGTCTGGTGAAAAGAGATTACAGCTGGAACAAAG TGGCCAATCTCCTATACCTGGAGTCTCCGGCAGGAGTCGGCTTTTCTTACTCGACTAGTCAGTCATTTTACAAGGGTATTACTGACAATATAACAG CACAAGACAATCTAGTGTTCCTGCAGCACTGGTTCACCAAATACCCGCAGTACAAAGGGAGAGACTTCTTCATCACTGGGGAAAGTTATGCAG GTCACTATGTGCCTGAACTTGCACAGCTCATTGTCAAATCCAAGGTGGAGATCAATTTAAAGGGCATAGCG ATTGGTAATCCTTTATTGGATTATGAAGTCGACACGAACACCCCGACCACATTTTACTGGTCCCACGGGATCATATCAGACCAATCCGAGCTGCTCTTTCAAAATGTCTGTAACCTCACTCGGCTCTTGGGTGAAATCAGATCGAAGGCTCTGACTTCTGAGTGTGCATATGTTGTGCTAAAGGTAGCGAAAGAACTTAATGATACCAATGCAATCGACCAGTACGATATCCTTGCGGACCTCTGCCTAACATCGGGGCAATCAAA AAGCTCATTCAACTTTTCTCCACATTTTGTATTTTGCATACAGAGCCTTTTGGACACTAAAGATCCCTGCGAAGAGCAGGATGTCATTAAGTACTTTAACCGTAAAGACGTACAGATTGCACTCCACGCCAAGCTTGTCGGAGTTGGACACTGGAACACGTGCAGCGA TGATATCAATGAAAACTTCAGATTTGAGGACCGGTATATAAGTATGATCCCAATCTTGGGAGAACTGGTCAAGTCCGGTCTCCGAGTCCTTGTTTACAG TGGGGATCTAGATGCAGTCGTCCCCTTCCTCGGAACTCGGACTATGGTCGACGCCTTAGCAACCAAGGTGCTGAAACGGAAGACAACTTTGTCCTACAGAGCTTGGTTCACTAGCAAGCAG GTTGCTGGATACACGCAAGAGTACGGCAAGTTGGCGTTCGCGACCATTAAAGGAGCTTCGCACACTGCCCCGGCCACGCAACCGGAGAGGTCGTTGCAGCTCTTCACCCCATTCTTGAAAGGGAAATCACTGCCTACTAAAGCATGA